The Aureispira anguillae genome contains a region encoding:
- a CDS encoding cbb3-type cytochrome c oxidase N-terminal domain-containing protein, with protein MAKDFISNINNAVPVDEEEKILLEGEHDGIQELDNALPPWWTYFFAGCVLFGVGYILYYHTFAMGGLQTLEYEREVAIAKAHKEKLLATKYAKINENTVEALTAAEDLETGKTLFLKKCASCHAKDGGGGVGPNLTDENWLHGCDAKAIFKTITYGVPSKGMISWQNQLNPLQIQQITSHILTLKGKSTEKPKEAQGEPCNN; from the coding sequence ATGGCAAAGGATTTTATTTCTAATATAAATAATGCAGTACCTGTTGATGAAGAGGAAAAAATTCTCTTAGAAGGCGAACACGATGGCATTCAGGAATTGGACAACGCACTTCCACCTTGGTGGACCTATTTTTTTGCGGGTTGTGTACTCTTTGGGGTAGGTTATATCCTCTACTATCATACATTTGCAATGGGAGGTCTACAAACCCTAGAATATGAGAGAGAAGTAGCGATCGCCAAAGCACACAAAGAAAAATTATTGGCTACTAAATATGCCAAAATTAATGAAAATACTGTTGAGGCGTTGACCGCAGCAGAAGACCTAGAAACAGGAAAGACGCTTTTTCTAAAAAAATGTGCTTCTTGCCATGCCAAAGATGGTGGTGGTGGTGTAGGTCCTAACCTAACAGATGAAAATTGGCTACATGGTTGTGATGCCAAAGCTATTTTTAAAACGATTACTTATGGAGTCCCTAGTAAGGGGATGATTAGTTGGCAGAACCAACTTAACCCTTTGCAAATTCAGCAAATTACCAGTCATATCTTAACCTTAAAAGGAAAGAGTACTGAAAAGCCAAAAGAAGCACAAGGGGAACCCTGTAACAACTAA
- a CDS encoding T9SS type A sorting domain-containing protein codes for MKNTPIIFTIALIFCNLFITKAQFISQQSGIWADGATWGNASPGVEGVDFPDQTDDLIIRAGHQITVNNLTDNGGPSIAPEGLNLINVGDGMINGSPSFPSGEDLMFYHIGNISIARNGTLIINQHALLAGTVVVEGTLTTVLDVVNLGRLNVTSHGLLNIGGNYIITGTSVTDIDATQIAAANLYIDHMETVIGGSNSFTLPNNIKTFNPTNNDPSAQICSNFLINCGGDCDPSIGGNQGVIVGASEHPICLEFFPVEFKHIAAKALNSYAVEVTWITATETNNDHFEIERSTDGVNWEAIGMVEGAGTSVQTNYYKWEDRNPTKGIIYYRIKQVDEDKTFNYSKQVAIWMGDQEEGVVLAPNIVQNNKKIQLLTTQTIQQIEIFDQYGQVVQIISNPQTMILMDFGTGVFNLRIKLDTGWFFRRVIVI; via the coding sequence ATGAAAAATACCCCCATAATTTTTACAATTGCGTTAATTTTTTGCAATCTATTCATAACCAAAGCTCAATTTATCTCTCAGCAAAGTGGAATTTGGGCTGATGGTGCCACTTGGGGAAATGCAAGCCCAGGTGTTGAGGGAGTAGACTTTCCAGATCAGACAGATGATCTGATCATTAGGGCAGGACATCAGATCACGGTAAACAATCTGACCGATAATGGAGGACCATCCATAGCGCCAGAAGGACTGAACTTAATTAATGTTGGCGATGGAATGATAAACGGCAGTCCTTCTTTTCCTAGCGGGGAAGATTTGATGTTTTATCATATTGGTAATATTTCTATTGCAAGAAATGGCACCTTAATCATCAATCAGCATGCTTTGTTAGCAGGGACTGTTGTTGTTGAAGGAACATTAACGACCGTTTTGGATGTGGTTAATCTGGGACGCTTGAATGTAACCAGCCATGGACTGTTGAATATTGGCGGCAATTATATTATAACGGGAACGAGTGTAACCGATATAGATGCTACCCAAATAGCAGCGGCTAATTTATACATTGACCACATGGAAACCGTCATAGGAGGGAGCAATAGTTTCACACTGCCCAATAACATTAAAACATTTAATCCTACCAATAATGACCCTTCTGCACAGATTTGTAGCAATTTTTTGATTAACTGTGGCGGCGATTGCGATCCTAGTATAGGAGGCAATCAGGGAGTAATTGTAGGAGCAAGTGAACATCCTATTTGTTTGGAATTTTTTCCTGTAGAATTTAAACACATTGCTGCAAAGGCACTTAACTCTTATGCGGTAGAAGTAACTTGGATAACTGCTACAGAAACAAACAACGATCATTTTGAAATTGAACGATCTACTGACGGGGTTAACTGGGAAGCTATTGGAATGGTAGAAGGGGCAGGCACTTCTGTACAAACCAATTATTATAAATGGGAAGACCGAAATCCTACTAAAGGGATTATTTATTATAGAATTAAGCAAGTTGATGAAGACAAAACATTCAACTATTCTAAGCAAGTTGCCATTTGGATGGGAGACCAAGAGGAAGGGGTAGTATTAGCACCCAATATTGTACAGAACAATAAAAAGATACAGTTATTGACAACTCAAACCATCCAACAAATTGAAATCTTTGACCAATATGGTCAAGTGGTTCAAATAATCTCAAATCCTCAAACCATGATTTTAATGGATTTTGGAACAGGGGTCTTTAATTTAAGGATAAAACTAGATACAGGTTGGTTTTTTAGGCGTGTTATTGTGATTTAA
- the hemN gene encoding oxygen-independent coproporphyrinogen III oxidase produces MTTNTLNPPSISQQLISKYNVPGPRYTSYPTVPFWYNLPSESTWKDLVKASFDCSNDQDGISLYIHLPFCSSLCTYCGCNTRITVNHAVEEPYIATLLKEWQLYLDVFEERPKIKEIHLGGGTPTFFSAKNLKRLLDGITKNAIVCDNVALGFEGHPKNTTKEHLQTLYDLGFRRLSLGIQDFDPKVQLIINRIQPYEMVEEVTQNAREIGYTSINFDLVFGLPLQTLASVEDTIQKVNQLRPDRIAFYSYAHVPWLKPSQRSFAPETLPSDAQKRALYELGKRQFEEMGYEEIGMDHFALPSDQLYQAAKNKHLHRNFMGYSPFHTRLMVGLGASSISDSWTGFIQNAKKVEEYTDLVDKGQFPFFRGHTLNKQDLILRQHILNLMCDLSTEWTTEDLNNPAIYKGIEKLGEMEKDGLVERHPHQLIITEKGRPYVRNVCMCFDEYLWQKSPQSQIFSQTI; encoded by the coding sequence ATGACTACTAATACATTAAATCCTCCCTCTATATCCCAACAATTAATTAGTAAATATAATGTTCCTGGACCAAGATATACCAGTTATCCAACCGTTCCCTTTTGGTATAATTTACCTTCTGAGTCAACTTGGAAAGATTTGGTAAAAGCGTCTTTTGATTGCAGTAATGACCAAGATGGAATTAGTCTTTATATTCATTTACCATTTTGTAGTAGTTTGTGTACCTATTGTGGTTGTAATACAAGAATTACGGTTAATCATGCTGTCGAAGAGCCTTATATAGCAACCTTACTAAAAGAATGGCAACTGTATTTGGATGTTTTTGAAGAACGCCCAAAGATCAAAGAAATCCATCTTGGAGGAGGGACTCCAACCTTTTTTAGTGCCAAAAACTTGAAGCGTTTATTGGATGGAATTACCAAAAATGCAATCGTTTGTGACAATGTAGCATTAGGGTTTGAGGGGCACCCCAAAAACACCACCAAAGAACATCTCCAAACGCTTTATGATTTAGGTTTTAGAAGATTAAGCTTGGGAATTCAAGATTTTGACCCCAAAGTTCAGCTTATTATCAATAGAATTCAACCCTACGAAATGGTAGAAGAGGTTACCCAAAATGCTAGGGAAATAGGCTATACATCCATCAACTTTGATTTAGTGTTTGGTTTGCCACTGCAAACATTAGCCTCTGTAGAGGATACCATACAAAAAGTGAATCAATTGCGTCCAGATCGCATTGCCTTTTATAGCTATGCTCATGTTCCTTGGTTAAAACCTAGCCAACGAAGTTTTGCTCCCGAAACCCTTCCTTCGGATGCTCAAAAACGTGCGCTCTATGAATTAGGCAAAAGGCAGTTTGAAGAAATGGGCTACGAAGAAATTGGAATGGATCATTTTGCCTTGCCTAGCGATCAACTTTATCAAGCTGCTAAAAACAAGCACCTTCATCGAAACTTTATGGGTTACTCGCCTTTTCATACTCGCCTAATGGTTGGTTTAGGGGCATCTTCTATTAGTGATTCATGGACTGGCTTCATTCAAAATGCCAAAAAAGTAGAAGAATATACGGATCTCGTAGACAAGGGGCAGTTTCCTTTTTTTAGAGGGCACACCCTAAACAAACAAGATCTAATTTTACGCCAACACATTCTAAATTTAATGTGTGATTTGTCTACAGAATGGACAACTGAAGATTTAAATAATCCCGCTATTTATAAAGGAATTGAAAAATTGGGAGAAATGGAAAAAGATGGATTAGTAGAGCGCCACCCTCACCAATTAATTATTACCGAAAAAGGGCGACCTTATGTTCGAAATGTTTGCATGTGTTTTGACGAGTACCTTTGGCAAAAAAGTCCTCAATCTCAAATTTTTAGCCAAACAATATAA
- a CDS encoding FixH family protein, which translates to MNWGYRIALFFVAFITFMLFMLYKCVQQNFDLVAPDYYAKEVAFQEQINQQKNVLALAQKPTWEIGSSHLSIQFPTIPKQGKINFFRPSDKQLDFEEQLQLDDQQQQQIPLEKFQKGIYKLQLSWSDNNKDYYIEKQILIP; encoded by the coding sequence ATGAACTGGGGATATAGAATAGCACTCTTTTTTGTCGCATTTATAACGTTTATGTTGTTTATGTTATACAAATGCGTACAACAAAATTTTGACTTGGTTGCTCCTGATTATTATGCCAAAGAAGTAGCCTTTCAAGAGCAAATTAACCAACAAAAAAATGTGTTGGCATTGGCTCAAAAACCAACTTGGGAAATCGGTTCTTCTCATCTTTCGATCCAATTTCCGACTATTCCTAAACAAGGCAAGATTAACTTTTTCCGACCTTCTGACAAACAACTAGACTTTGAAGAGCAACTGCAACTAGATGACCAACAACAACAACAAATTCCACTAGAAAAATTTCAAAAAGGGATTTACAAACTTCAATTGAGTTGGTCGGATAATAACAAAGACTATTATATTGAAAAACAAATCTTAATCCCCTAA
- a CDS encoding sulfite exporter TauE/SafE family protein, whose amino-acid sequence MNIAALLTAFSIGILGSFHCIGMCGAIAFSLPLKEQNWYSKLWGGLLYNLGRISIYSLLGALLGLLGRGFSFAGFQQGLSIFLGVFILVVLLFPKFVQFQKNKHSILAQLQLWVRNQMGLLFKNNSSFALYGIGLLNGLLPCGLVYAALAGAIATGQVLEGALYMFFFGAGTLPMMILASQFRGFISLNVRNRMRQIVPFFVGAMAILFIIRGLNLGIPYLSPILQSQVTSWILPANCH is encoded by the coding sequence ATGAATATAGCAGCTCTTCTGACAGCGTTTTCAATTGGTATATTGGGTAGCTTTCATTGTATTGGAATGTGTGGTGCTATTGCTTTTTCGTTGCCGCTCAAAGAACAAAATTGGTATAGCAAACTCTGGGGCGGTTTATTGTATAATTTAGGAAGAATTAGTATTTACAGTCTACTAGGTGCCTTATTAGGGCTATTAGGAAGAGGGTTTTCTTTTGCTGGCTTTCAGCAAGGTCTATCCATATTTTTAGGCGTATTTATTCTTGTTGTTTTGCTCTTTCCTAAATTTGTGCAATTCCAAAAAAATAAGCATTCAATACTCGCTCAATTACAGCTTTGGGTACGCAATCAGATGGGCTTACTCTTTAAAAACAATTCTTCTTTTGCTTTGTATGGTATTGGTTTGTTAAATGGGTTGCTCCCCTGTGGGCTTGTCTATGCAGCATTGGCAGGAGCTATTGCCACTGGTCAAGTATTAGAAGGCGCTCTATATATGTTTTTCTTTGGTGCTGGTACGCTGCCAATGATGATTTTAGCCAGTCAATTTAGAGGCTTTATTTCTTTGAATGTTAGAAATAGAATGCGCCAAATTGTTCCTTTTTTTGTGGGGGCTATGGCTATTTTATTTATTATTAGGGGCTTAAATCTAGGAATCCCCTACCTAAGCCCCATTTTGCAAAGCCAAGTAACTTCTTGGATATTACCTGCCAATTGTCACTAA
- the ccoN gene encoding cytochrome-c oxidase, cbb3-type subunit I, whose translation MNAQNLETFHYDNTTVRNFSIAVVFWGVIGMLVGLILALQLVYPSLNLASFLSFGRLRPLHTNAVIFAFVGNGTFAGVYYSLQRLCKTRMYSDVLSSINFWGWQLIIVSAALTLPFGITTGKEYAELEWPIDIAIALIWVSFGLNMMLTILKRRVKHLYVAIWFYIATFVAVTLLHVVNSFELPVSMLKSYSVYAGVQDALVQWWYGHNAVAFFLTTSYLGLMYYFVPKAAGRPVYSYRLSIVHFWALIFLYIWAGPHHLLYTALPDWAQSLGVAFSVMLIAPSWGGMLNGLLTLRGAWDKVREEPILKFMVVALTCYGMATFEGPLLSLKNVNAISHYTDWTIAHVHIGALGWNGFLTFGMLYWLFPVLYKTELYSKKLANYHFWTGTLGIIFYAIPLYWAGFTQSLMWKEFNDEGMLVYPNFLETVTQIIPMYGLRAVGGLLFFIGVLFMVYNLYKTAKQGTFAPNTEAKAPPLMPAHEDGYWHRAVESRPVQLLFLSTVAILIGTVLELVPTFLIKSNVPTIASVKPLTPLELEGRDLYIKEGCNNCHSQMIRPFRSETERYGEYSKAGEFVYDHPFLWGSKRTGPDLAREGVVTGRNYKSNEWHYAHFRNPQEISPGTIMPAYTWLLENKLDASQTKAKIKAMRTLGVPYPEGYEKEDAIKDLHKQANEIAATITGAESDREVIAVIAYLQRLGTDIMPKETKEEE comes from the coding sequence ATGAATGCACAAAATTTAGAAACTTTTCATTACGACAACACTACTGTTCGGAATTTTTCGATCGCAGTAGTCTTTTGGGGCGTTATTGGTATGCTCGTCGGCTTAATCCTAGCACTTCAGCTTGTTTACCCCAGTTTAAACCTAGCCAGTTTTTTATCCTTTGGGCGCTTGCGTCCACTACATACCAATGCTGTTATTTTTGCATTTGTTGGTAATGGAACATTTGCGGGGGTTTATTACTCCTTGCAGCGGCTTTGCAAAACACGAATGTATAGCGATGTCCTGAGTAGCATCAATTTTTGGGGCTGGCAATTAATCATCGTTTCGGCAGCACTGACGCTACCTTTTGGGATCACCACAGGAAAAGAATATGCCGAATTAGAATGGCCGATTGATATTGCCATTGCCTTAATTTGGGTCAGTTTTGGTCTAAATATGATGCTTACCATTCTCAAACGTCGAGTAAAGCATCTGTATGTAGCCATCTGGTTTTATATCGCTACCTTTGTGGCCGTTACCCTATTGCATGTTGTCAACTCGTTTGAATTACCTGTTAGTATGCTTAAGTCATACTCTGTTTATGCAGGGGTACAAGATGCCTTGGTACAATGGTGGTATGGTCATAATGCTGTAGCCTTCTTTTTAACTACCTCTTATTTGGGATTGATGTACTACTTTGTTCCCAAAGCGGCTGGTCGTCCAGTATACTCATATCGACTATCTATCGTTCACTTTTGGGCCTTAATATTTCTTTATATTTGGGCAGGACCACATCACTTGCTCTATACAGCACTACCAGACTGGGCACAATCTTTAGGGGTTGCATTTTCAGTAATGTTAATTGCTCCTTCTTGGGGGGGAATGTTAAATGGTTTGTTGACCTTGCGAGGTGCTTGGGATAAAGTACGAGAAGAACCCATTCTTAAATTTATGGTGGTTGCTTTGACTTGTTATGGTATGGCAACGTTTGAAGGACCGTTGTTGTCACTCAAAAATGTAAATGCAATTAGTCATTATACCGATTGGACGATTGCCCATGTACATATTGGCGCATTGGGTTGGAATGGTTTCTTAACTTTTGGTATGCTTTATTGGTTGTTCCCTGTTTTGTACAAAACAGAATTGTACTCTAAAAAATTAGCCAACTACCATTTTTGGACAGGTACACTAGGAATTATTTTTTATGCTATTCCACTATATTGGGCAGGTTTCACACAAAGTTTGATGTGGAAAGAATTTAACGACGAAGGAATGTTAGTTTATCCTAACTTCTTAGAAACAGTTACTCAAATTATTCCTATGTATGGATTAAGAGCCGTTGGTGGTTTGTTATTCTTTATAGGAGTTTTGTTCATGGTTTACAATCTTTATAAAACAGCAAAACAAGGTACGTTTGCACCGAACACAGAAGCTAAAGCTCCTCCCTTGATGCCTGCTCACGAAGATGGCTATTGGCATAGAGCGGTAGAAAGCCGTCCTGTTCAATTGTTGTTCCTTAGTACAGTAGCTATTTTGATTGGAACGGTTCTAGAATTGGTTCCAACCTTCTTAATCAAAAGTAATGTACCTACAATTGCTAGTGTAAAACCACTAACACCATTGGAATTAGAAGGAAGAGACCTTTATATCAAAGAGGGTTGTAACAACTGTCATAGTCAAATGATACGCCCATTCCGTTCTGAGACAGAACGCTATGGAGAATACTCTAAAGCGGGTGAATTTGTTTACGATCATCCATTTTTGTGGGGTTCTAAACGAACTGGTCCCGATTTGGCTCGTGAAGGTGTGGTAACGGGTAGAAATTACAAAAGTAATGAGTGGCATTATGCCCACTTTAGAAATCCACAAGAAATATCTCCTGGTACGATTATGCCTGCTTATACTTGGCTGTTAGAAAACAAATTGGATGCCAGCCAAACCAAAGCTAAAATCAAAGCCATGCGTACACTTGGAGTTCCTTATCCAGAAGGGTATGAAAAAGAAGACGCCATCAAGGACTTGCACAAACAAGCCAATGAGATTGCGGCAACAATTACTGGTGCAGAAAGTGACAGAGAGGTTATTGCTGTCATCGCTTATCTACAACGTTTAGGAACAGATATTATGCCTAAAGAGACTAAAGAAGAAGAGTAA
- the ccoS gene encoding cbb3-type cytochrome oxidase assembly protein CcoS, translated as MSVIFLLIGASFFIAILFLLAFFFAIRTGQYEDTHTPSIRILFDDED; from the coding sequence ATGAGTGTAATTTTTTTATTAATTGGAGCGAGTTTTTTCATTGCAATTCTCTTTTTACTAGCTTTTTTCTTTGCAATTCGAACAGGACAATATGAAGACACTCATACTCCCTCTATTCGAATACTATTTGATGATGAAGATTAA
- a CDS encoding LamG-like jellyroll fold domain-containing protein, with protein MNFYQFFYKNILGLIFLLTFIHPNFGQIDLDNGLELYYTLDDHAADSSSNQHHGTIIGTSPIADRYGIAGGAIEFVNNGAALNGGNILNNVFSGAGKKFTISAWIKPSALMSNNIIVAKVGDAACAENERQFMLRIQGSNQNLTFTNYSSLFSGSARRVSTYTSINDTSHWYHIVVTYDGTQTGNNGLDRVKLYIDCQEEATFLETASGSLGDIQTGAAHLGIGNYIASTGVPCAPARYFHGGIDDVRIYNRILNPSEIEALCSDTLLTAIVQQPHQEKNSTIIPIYPNPSQGLFYIADKGLDIHAFEIYDVMGHLVRQANILNVTQPLDLEDLDQGLYFIHFRNVENVYVGRNKILIKR; from the coding sequence ATGAATTTTTATCAATTTTTTTACAAAAACATTCTTGGTTTAATATTTCTTTTGACTTTTATTCACCCCAATTTTGGGCAAATAGACCTTGATAATGGGCTAGAACTTTATTATACACTTGATGACCATGCAGCAGATAGTAGCTCCAATCAACACCATGGAACAATAATAGGCACTTCACCAATTGCGGATCGATATGGAATCGCTGGAGGAGCCATAGAATTTGTCAATAATGGTGCTGCATTAAATGGTGGTAATATATTAAATAATGTATTTTCAGGTGCTGGCAAAAAATTTACGATTTCTGCATGGATTAAGCCTTCAGCTTTAATGTCTAACAATATTATTGTTGCTAAAGTAGGTGATGCAGCTTGTGCTGAAAATGAGCGACAGTTTATGTTAAGAATACAGGGGAGCAACCAAAATTTAACGTTTACAAATTATTCCTCTTTATTTTCTGGCTCGGCAAGACGTGTAAGTACTTATACTTCTATTAATGACACAAGCCATTGGTATCATATTGTTGTTACTTATGATGGTACTCAAACAGGGAATAATGGTTTAGATCGTGTTAAATTATACATTGACTGCCAAGAAGAAGCTACCTTTTTGGAAACAGCATCAGGCTCACTTGGAGATATTCAAACAGGAGCAGCACATTTGGGAATAGGCAATTATATTGCCAGTACGGGAGTTCCTTGTGCCCCTGCTCGATATTTTCATGGGGGAATAGACGATGTTCGGATTTATAATCGAATACTTAATCCATCTGAAATTGAGGCTTTGTGTTCTGACACTCTATTGACGGCAATTGTTCAGCAACCACACCAAGAAAAGAACAGTACAATAATCCCTATTTATCCTAATCCATCACAAGGACTTTTTTATATTGCTGATAAAGGGCTAGATATTCATGCTTTTGAAATTTATGATGTCATGGGACACTTAGTTCGTCAAGCAAATATTTTGAATGTAACCCAACCCCTTGATTTAGAAGACTTAGATCAAGGTCTGTATTTTATTCACTTCAGAAATGTAGAAAATGTTTATGTTGGTAGAAACAAGATTCTTATAAAACGTTAG
- the ccoG gene encoding cytochrome c oxidase accessory protein CcoG, with amino-acid sequence MINTEESFRDSLATVDDDGNRKWVYPKKPSGKFHNYRVIVSLILLTLLFSGPFIKINGNPLLLLNVIERKFVIFGNVFYPQDFYIFMFVMAVGVIAIGIFTLVFGRLFCGWVCPQTIFMEMVFRKIEYWIEGDWNKQKALNKADMSPSKFFKKTLKHVIFFAVSFIISNTFLAYIIGIEELLEIMMAPPSEHIWGFFSILLFAFAFYIVFSRLREQICTSVCPYGRLQGVLLDQHSIVVAYDYKRGENRAKFRKNEDRAEQGKGDCVDCRQCINVCPTGIDIRNGTQLECVHCTACIDACDSIMDKLSLPGGLIRYTSEYHIKNESKLKLNKRTIGFSVLLVVLTGIILGLLLLRNKVEITVLRTPGTLSQEQPDGKISNLYNYNIVNKSNEDFSLDFKLESLTGEVQLIGDSAVTLPKGEKTAGTFFIILDKEQLKARQTPIRIGIYHQEEKVDEVNTNFLKK; translated from the coding sequence ATGATAAACACAGAAGAATCATTTAGAGACTCCCTTGCCACGGTTGATGACGATGGCAATAGAAAATGGGTCTACCCCAAAAAGCCTTCTGGTAAATTTCATAATTACAGGGTAATTGTCAGTCTTATATTATTGACCTTATTGTTCTCTGGTCCCTTTATTAAAATAAATGGCAACCCTCTTTTATTACTCAATGTCATTGAACGTAAATTTGTCATATTTGGAAATGTATTTTATCCGCAAGATTTTTACATCTTTATGTTCGTAATGGCCGTTGGGGTAATTGCCATAGGTATTTTTACACTTGTTTTTGGTCGTTTGTTTTGTGGTTGGGTTTGCCCCCAAACTATTTTTATGGAGATGGTTTTCCGAAAAATAGAATATTGGATAGAGGGAGATTGGAACAAACAGAAGGCATTAAACAAAGCGGATATGAGTCCTTCTAAGTTCTTTAAAAAAACACTAAAGCACGTTATATTTTTTGCGGTGTCTTTTATCATTTCTAATACCTTTTTAGCTTATATTATTGGCATCGAAGAATTATTAGAAATTATGATGGCTCCCCCTAGCGAACATATTTGGGGATTCTTTAGCATCCTTTTGTTTGCCTTTGCTTTTTATATTGTTTTTTCTCGTTTGAGAGAACAAATTTGTACTTCTGTTTGTCCCTATGGTAGACTTCAAGGCGTTTTGCTAGATCAGCACTCTATTGTTGTTGCCTACGATTATAAAAGAGGAGAAAATCGTGCAAAATTTAGAAAAAATGAAGATAGAGCAGAACAAGGAAAAGGAGATTGTGTAGATTGCCGTCAATGTATCAATGTTTGTCCAACGGGTATCGATATCCGAAATGGTACACAGCTAGAATGTGTTCATTGTACAGCCTGTATAGATGCTTGTGATAGTATTATGGATAAGTTATCTTTGCCTGGTGGTCTGATTCGTTATACTTCTGAATACCACATCAAGAATGAATCTAAGCTAAAGTTAAACAAACGTACGATTGGTTTTAGTGTCTTGTTGGTTGTTTTGACAGGAATTATTCTTGGGTTATTGCTTCTTAGAAACAAAGTTGAGATAACAGTATTAAGAACACCTGGTACACTTTCGCAAGAGCAACCCGACGGAAAAATTAGTAACTTATACAATTATAACATTGTCAATAAAAGTAATGAAGATTTTTCTTTAGATTTTAAACTAGAGTCACTAACGGGTGAAGTACAGTTAATTGGAGATAGTGCAGTAACACTACCCAAAGGGGAAAAAACAGCGGGGACCTTCTTTATTATTTTAGATAAAGAACAACTCAAAGCTAGACAAACTCCAATTCGTATTGGAATCTATCATCAAGAGGAAAAGGTCGATGAGGTCAACACTAATTTCTTAAAAAAGTAA